The Stieleria sp. JC731 genome has a segment encoding these proteins:
- a CDS encoding glycoside hydrolase family 5 protein translates to MKPAFIFCFACALLLTAKTTDAQVTSNTNASGDNGSQVTDSALRLRCGVNFGNMLEAPNEGDWGLRANDAWFKQIKDAGFDHVRLPISWGYHTAQTAPYKIDPALLDRVEHLAKACLDADLKLLINCHHDPNLNQKPVENKARFLAMWKQIAERFRGLPEDRVAFELLNEPHDTLAKSPGLWNGFVVETLKVVRQTNPDRTVVVGPINYNSISSLNTLELPDDPNVSVTVHYYLPFDFTHQGAQWVSPPKPTGIQWDPKETSIANGWRNESWQTTTKGNSRGLEVEYQAGWAGIKLRSGKPHSRPLAIELQTDAAVKIQVSLVNGDKRTDSVIVTEPNQTRRVKFDSDQMGESFDTIYLQNNTPKSQPAFTIRKLALIYADETQNLLGTANDSIISDLATAAEWGKKHNRVIYLGEFGAYQAADIESRQRWTAAVRSAAESLQMDWSYWEFAAGFGIFDPDKQMFKQPLLDALKPRR, encoded by the coding sequence ATGAAACCTGCTTTCATATTTTGCTTCGCCTGTGCACTGCTGTTAACTGCCAAGACAACAGATGCACAAGTGACGTCTAATACCAACGCCTCGGGCGACAACGGTTCGCAAGTCACCGATTCGGCGCTAAGACTTCGTTGCGGCGTCAATTTTGGCAACATGTTAGAAGCCCCCAACGAAGGCGATTGGGGACTGCGAGCGAACGACGCATGGTTTAAACAGATCAAGGATGCCGGATTCGATCATGTTCGCTTGCCAATTAGCTGGGGCTATCACACCGCCCAAACCGCTCCCTACAAGATCGACCCAGCGCTATTGGACCGCGTGGAGCATCTTGCCAAAGCATGCTTGGATGCGGATTTAAAACTGCTGATCAATTGCCACCACGATCCCAACCTGAATCAAAAACCGGTTGAAAACAAAGCTCGATTTCTGGCGATGTGGAAACAGATCGCCGAGCGGTTCCGGGGGCTTCCGGAAGACCGTGTTGCCTTCGAACTCTTAAATGAACCACACGATACTTTGGCAAAATCACCGGGGCTTTGGAATGGGTTTGTTGTCGAAACGCTGAAGGTCGTCCGTCAAACCAACCCTGATCGGACGGTTGTCGTTGGCCCCATCAACTACAACTCAATCTCGTCACTGAATACTTTGGAACTACCCGACGATCCGAACGTTTCGGTAACCGTCCATTACTACCTTCCGTTTGACTTCACCCACCAAGGGGCACAATGGGTTTCGCCACCAAAGCCAACTGGGATTCAATGGGATCCGAAAGAGACATCCATTGCGAATGGTTGGCGTAACGAATCTTGGCAAACCACCACGAAAGGCAACTCACGCGGTTTGGAAGTTGAATACCAAGCCGGTTGGGCCGGCATCAAGCTTCGATCCGGCAAGCCGCACTCGCGTCCGCTCGCTATCGAACTGCAGACCGATGCCGCGGTAAAAATCCAAGTCTCGTTGGTAAACGGTGACAAACGGACGGATAGCGTGATCGTGACCGAACCGAATCAGACCCGTCGTGTGAAGTTTGATTCCGATCAAATGGGCGAATCATTCGACACGATCTATTTGCAAAACAACACACCGAAGTCACAACCTGCTTTTACAATTCGAAAGCTCGCCCTCATCTATGCCGACGAAACACAAAACCTGCTAGGCACGGCGAACGACTCCATCATCAGTGATTTAGCCACGGCGGCCGAATGGGGTAAAAAGCACAACCGCGTCATTTACCTTGGCGAGTTTGGTGCCTACCAAGCTGCGGACATTGAATCCAGGCAAAGATGGACCGCAGCGGTTCGCTCGGCGGCCGAGTCACTTCAAATGGATTGGTCGTATTGGGAATTCGCGGCAGGCTTCGGAATATTTGATCCGGACAAACAGATGTTCAAACAGCCGTTGTTGGATGCGCTAAAACCACGGCGATAA
- a CDS encoding alpha/beta hydrolase: protein MNKILKTFSFVGLLGGILVSSPSCAQTASHSVEAIQKDIAYDDEHSSQRLDLYRTKSDHPTPAMVFIHGGGWRGGSKAHVPAWLLRLAAEGKMSVVSVEYRFTDVAPHPAQVDDCLRAIQFVRQQASKWNIDPKRIGVTGGSAGGHLSAYVALADDAAKTDSDDPVQTQSSRVQCAISFAGPTDWSLLKTIDHQHPAYRQLIGYKPGTPAEQMDAGKMHDVSPISFVTEDDPPIMQVHGDADDIVPIEHAKNLHQELQSAGVTCELVVIPDANHSVAGASDQVSQRATAFAQSHLLEKRKSAEQ, encoded by the coding sequence ATGAACAAAATATTGAAGACATTTTCGTTCGTCGGTTTGCTTGGCGGAATCTTAGTTTCGTCACCCAGCTGTGCTCAGACCGCATCGCACTCCGTCGAAGCCATCCAAAAAGATATCGCCTACGACGACGAACACTCCTCTCAGCGGCTTGACCTATACCGAACGAAGTCAGATCACCCGACCCCTGCAATGGTCTTCATTCATGGCGGCGGTTGGCGTGGCGGTTCGAAAGCCCATGTTCCCGCATGGCTACTGCGGCTTGCAGCGGAAGGAAAGATGTCGGTCGTTTCGGTCGAATATCGCTTCACCGACGTCGCTCCACACCCCGCCCAGGTGGACGATTGCTTGCGAGCAATCCAATTCGTTCGTCAACAGGCTTCTAAATGGAACATCGATCCCAAGCGAATCGGTGTCACAGGAGGCTCTGCCGGCGGTCACCTGTCGGCGTATGTCGCACTAGCGGATGACGCGGCCAAGACGGACTCGGATGACCCTGTGCAAACCCAGTCTTCACGCGTTCAATGTGCGATCAGCTTTGCCGGGCCAACGGACTGGTCGCTGTTAAAGACGATCGACCATCAGCATCCCGCCTACCGGCAATTGATCGGCTACAAACCCGGTACGCCGGCTGAGCAAATGGACGCTGGCAAAATGCACGACGTTTCGCCAATCAGCTTTGTCACCGAAGATGACCCACCGATCATGCAAGTCCACGGCGATGCGGATGACATCGTGCCGATTGAACATGCCAAGAACTTGCACCAGGAACTTCAATCGGCTGGCGTGACCTGCGAACTGGTCGTCATCCCCGATGCCAATCATTCCGTCGCCGGTGCAAGCGACCAAGTCAGTCAGCGGGCGACCGCGTTCGCGCAGTCTCATCTGCTAGAGAAACGCAAGTCAGCGGAACAGTGA